DNA from Athene noctua chromosome Z, bAthNoc1.hap1.1, whole genome shotgun sequence:
CACCTCCTgggtgccccggctgcctgagccaggcagggccggggacaaGCCTGCAGTGGCTGcggggatgggcactgagagctgcagcccccagttcccagggcacaagcccagcactgagccataAGCCTGCTCCAAtgctccaagcctcgccaaaatgctcagctggagtgaaggcgCGAGCTGTCTCGCGGGGCTGGGTGCCCGAATATAAGCAGCGAGGGCCGTGACGTCACAGAGCAGAGCCgtgtgacgtcacagagcaggGCCGCGTGACGTCACAGAGCAGGGCCGCGTGACGTCACAATGGGCTGTCCCCGCCCGCGGCGCtcgacccagcagccctgtggccCCGGCACACGCCTCGGGGCTTACCGCCatgccactgcccgctccatcccccacgtcttctgttGTGTGCTTGGCATCGGTGCTTCAAGCCAGCCACAgaggccttggccgtggcttccTGGGGCACCATCAGGTCGCTCTGGCCGGAGGTGGCGcattctccaggcacacacagaggacTCCTGGGCAGCCCTGCACAAGAAGAAGGACCCCAGAACACAGCGCTCTCGACGTGGCCTCGCCAGTGCagaatcccttggaggagcagctccctccacccgTGGCAGGACTTTGCCgtaggcagcccagggtgccattagacTTCTTggcagcaagggcacattgccagctcccgttcaacgttgtgtccactGGGACCTCCCTgtcctcttctggaaagctgctttcccgaccgctggcccccagcatGTCCTGATTCacggagctgttccttcccagccacaggactctgcacttgtTGTTCTTGAAGTgtgtgaggttcctgtcagcccatttctccagccttccagagatgaaggaagggaagggaagctaGAAAAGTacgtgacatacccatttccagtGAAGTGTTCATGCTGTATCTATGAAGAGGCAaaatagcattgctgctgctttgtaaacTTCCCAAGCTACCTGGCTGGGGAATAGGGGAGCCATCTATCCCTCCTGAGGTCCTTGCAGGCATGAGCTGAAGGagagtgaaatgcaggcttgggccacagggtcctgcagaaccacgtttggccttttcccagaataacACAGCAAAGACTTCTCATGCTAGTTTGGGTGTCGAAACAGTACTCCCCatccacggcatgcaggtctgtgtgctcttggaagcagctctcatatttgtatttttccccgCAGATAGCACACGTGGACCTAAAATggtctgcagaaagaagaaaacaggccacttcaggaactctgaggtaaaaggcaagcaCTCCAGACAATGCTGCCCAGTCAGGCACCCCCATGCAATTACATCCACCCCACATGCGCTGACAAATCTCTAAGGCACACAGACAACCACTGCTTCATCTTGCCCCCTGCAGGCCCCATCCTATGTGGCTTGGGGCATATTCTgatttgttatttcctattcagGCAGCTCCGCTCTCCACCACAGCCTCCGTAAGACCTCACAGCAGTGTagacgcagagcagcaggccctgcgGAAAACTCCTTTGGAAGTTCAGGGCTACGGTAGGCAAGTACTGGTCAGGACGGGGACAAACTGGCAGAACTCAACACAGAGGCAACCTCTGAGCTCTCAGAGGTCTAAGTCTTAGTATGCCAACTACAACACGGACTGGGTGTGCCTACAGCGCTCAGAGCACAcgtggttctcactgctgctgctcactgactactGACTGCATCCGAGATCCCTGACGGGCACGTTATAGCAGACAATACCAAAGAGAACTAACAATCCAAAACAGGCAGGACAGTAAGGTGCTCGATGAACAGGAGGGCTgatggagcctggttctgtcCACGTTTGTACCCTAGACAGCCTCCCTTCATCCCAGCGACAACAgacccccttcaccacagctgtgtggggaagacagacagatgcaaaaAGCTCAAGATGCTTATGAATTCGTTTTGGTCTGACTGGCAACAACGATCATCTTTGGATGAGCTCTGGCGTCCCTGTAAGACgaaaatgtcactggtcagctggctggggtttctccatcttctgatgtctgacaTACACCTCGGGGCACAGACGGCCGTCCATAAGTAGTCACCCCCCTGCAGCTTGCAGCGTTATACTCGGCAGCCAACCACAGTAGCCGATGGGTTGGGTGCtactagcccactgcaaacaagCTAAAACACATCAGCTCGTGTAGCCACAAGGGATCTTGAAACTAGTGCGTTTTACTTCACAGCCGGAGCAAGCTGGGAGTGTACCCGTCAGCTAccgtggctccacagatgagcTGCCGTTCAGGAAgctcccccccagcagctccgtTGTTTGTACTCATGTATCCACACGAGGAGCAAAGGCAAGGCCCTGGATTTACCTCTGCCACAGCGTGTTCAACACACCAGAGTATGCACTTTAAGTAAGCCGTTATTGTACTTCTCAATAGTTTcgtttttaaaataactattgTAAGCTACTACGCACTGGTACAGCCTCACCACTCACTCGGGTTCACTACTGCATCCCATCAGctcctgggcttccagcactaagcaaagaagcactttctgccctttattctgcttggcagaatGAAAGTAGAAGCTGTACTgatccagaagagaaaaatgccagatgtGAAAGGTGTTAAACAGCTGGGCACTGGAACCGTGCCCCTGTGCTACCAAAAATCCTGGAAGCGTAATCAGAGCACAGCAACGCTCGGCTAAATCTAAGGGATTTGtaggagtctaggctgaacaagcgaGACAGAGCCCCGGCGCACGTACCGGgatgaaaaggattcactgcttcagacagtgcactgcttaaggaagagggggaggagacGCACAACACGACTGCGAGAGCATTCTAGCGATAAAAGCACTGGTGGGTCACGTGTAACTAGGCTTCATTCTATAATCTTGcgcagcctccttctggggtcaTACCACAGCGCCGAGGGTCTCAATCTACCCTGGACCCTTTCTGACAGCAAGCGGAACCTGGCGACTGCTAGTGAATATCTGTCTCTCTAGCTGGTGCAAAAATGAAACACGGTCAATtgttagcaaagaaaattcaTCGCATGTCATCAGTaatcagtcccacatcgctgggtgtccccaagacaagcaaccaacctccttgttgaagtgcaaggagccatgtggtagGCAAACTGAAGACCAAATACCAAACACTTTCAATACCTccatttggaggaagaaaactatGATGGCCTTAGTCTGCAACAAAAGTGCTCGATAGGTAAGGAGACTTGTCAGAACAGAATACAGTGAATACTAGAGGCACACCTGTTGCACACCTCAAAGAGCTCTACCCAGCATGACAGAAACCCTGACTGGAAACAGTTACATACATCATCCAGACGACATCCCTTGCTGAGCAGACCCTTTGCTTGTGCTGCGCTCTCAAGCGTCTAAGGTGCTGCCTGCACTTCCTCATCAGTGAATATCCCCAACATACTGTCGCggtgtctgatggctgctggtggaatcAAAGGAGGCCCCCCTTCTAAGCTCAGAGAAGATCGTGGTACGGGCAAAAATGCGTGAAGAGGAAAGGCCAGTGGTGGATTTGGACACGGTTGCGACAAATACGCAGCACAGCGCGtacacagttggaaaagcaaaaaaggcttcaacgCCCTCTGCTATCACCTCACTAGTTCCTAGGCACTGAAGGCTGCACCCACTCCCACAGGGCAGAATAGCAGAGCCCTTCAGCGGATGGGCTCAGGTGAGCCAAGcagagaacagctagaaataacactgccaagtggTGAGACCTGGCTGTAAATTCAAACGCCATTTTGACTCATGAagctccaacagctaaagacaaacctaaagcaaaatcaacatgACTGTAGGCTAAGCACTCGTATCCTGGGGCTATTTTTCCGCCTGATgagagagaatgagctgatcaAAACCACACACTTCGTAGAGAGCAGCCAGTTTAGTGCTGCTTCGGCAAGCCTACAGTTCGTTCCCAGTAGCTAACCTGGTTTAGAAGCTGGTAACACCATCACTAACCTTCGCTTCGACCTGAAGCGAAACCTGTCCACCTCCTGGTGATACTGCACCCGCCCTACGAGCCAGTGCAAGTTTACCTCTAGTGTTCTGGTGGTGCTGTCctggtgatgagctgtgactcATTTCCCATTAAGAGGCACAAGCCTTGTTCCAGacttccctgggaaagcagcagagcagaggcactGTTGTGCTGGCTCAGCATACAGTGGCCAGTTGAAGTCCTACCAGGCggctgcagggaagccaggagcccactGCAACTGGCCGTAGGAGGAGCCAAGAGCCAGCAGCAGCGAGCCGGCcgagaaagagcagagcaacaccACCGTGCCAGGGTCACGCCCGCCAAGGCTAGCCgagtgcttcagcagcaacagcctggaCCAACTCCAAATAGGAATGGTTTCTGCATTCACATTTCCGAgtagcttgttaggttaccaataCCAACACTCTGGAGGATTATGTCCCTTCAGTAAATTGATGAgttcaaagataaaggaaaaaaacaaaaccataaacaaccacaaaaaccccCCTTCAACCACTATTAGTTTAAATCCATCcatctgaaatctgtcttcagcaagcccaccttctgctgttcactgctATCTCTTCCCATATACCTGCCCACATAACGCGGTAGATCAGTAAATCCTGAGAACGTTTACtataaaatgcagctttccagtactgaatttcatgttcattttagctgatattcttcagggcctacgtgcatacatacaaattattgctgacaaaaatctctccctAGTGAAGTAGGGTGCATTACACAGATAAGATCCGCCACGCTTGTAAGCGAAAtccaaagtttgaagaaagtaattttgataaCTGTTTCTTTGTCCTGGGGATAATAGTTGAATCTCACACCaatatttgctctgcagcagtttcaccttcCAGTCAGGTTTTGTATGTTGATGCACACAGGTTCAGGTACAGTAGTTGGTACATaactgtagcaggaacccccttagctgcaggacgaggctgtgagacaagacacacaccaatagggttaacagtcaagctccgatgtttattagaaaaacaagtccttatatattcttgtgacagcaaatccgtgtgttgctctggcgcatgctcatttcaaaaactcgttcctctcagcactttcaacaagcgctactaagcgtgcacaactggtaggtaaatttctgctttgttattctacagattcctttcttatctgtttcttccctaatgagcaaaaatactttcgcttttagccgtcgttaatctagatgccGTTGGTCTTCTAACACAAGcgcatcattaatttagacatcgttaatcttctaacttgaatgctgatgacacttttacattgtcagtgacgcagacggtttgcgACCCGACATATGCACCCACACATAACATTTCACGCACATGCAAAAAGTTCCTCAGAACTGCCTTCAGAAATCTGTTgaaagtttcactctcctttaatcattacattttaatatgcTAACATTCTAACCAGAGTCATGAAGCACTTTGCCAGATAAAACACACTAAAAGTCCTTCTggacaaagtttttctttttaatggcttGCAACACataattcatctgagaaaaagctacaaggTAAGAAAACGACAGCCTAACATATCACACTGTTTCCATTCACACCGGCACGCTGCTTATTGTTAGCGTTGTTGTAGGACTCCGGCAACACGCTCCCTCACAAATATCAGCCCCTCAGAGACACCCCGCGTAGTCAAAGAACTATCTTCAAACAAACACAGGCAACCAACAGTGCCAGAAGGTCGGCTGATAGATGGCACGGCTGTTAAAGCCCAGACCCGAGCATATAATCTTCCCCATACCCCTGAgatacagagttcagcctgtggCACAGGCATCATGAAAATATTGGCCTGTGGTAAGATAAATGTGCATCCCTCTATGGATAAGAGCTGATCCTATAAAGCCAATAGTCGCATTCTCCCCACCAGAAAACCTCCGAGCTCTCTCGCCAATACAGAAACTCTCAGTCCTTCACTAGAATTCGCATTCACCTCCGTGGTTACAGGTGCCTGCGTACAGCTCGGACAGGCcgacacgcacacccagctgtacacatCACCATgcacacaactgcaggaggagaataaaaGCAGAGCACCTGCAGACAGAGATGATAAGCTTTCTTAAATCAGTTGCTATGCTGGAAAAGGATGGAAGTTTCTGGGTACGCTGTAAACCAATCTAAATCCAGACTGCTCTCTGCCATCCCACCTCTCcgctccacagctgtgtctgagGCTCTGCTCCTCGCCTGCACCACCAGCAGTGTTCAGGAGCCTGCGCAcactccaacagtcaggaaaccgATGGAGCTCAACACCAATCAGCACAGACTTGGAgcgaaagaagaaaaatcacatcagCCTGGGTTAGACCCTTTTAATCGCCTCAGAACTACtctatgaaaatacagtttaaggaAGCGAGAGGCATCTGATCTGTATAAGGTACAGGATTTTCCTTGGGGATCCTGAAAGAAACCACCtcatcctcctctctcctcaaaacgtgttctttcttcttcccttgggtcagtatTTCTGACCACAGAGCTACACGATCAGACACTTGAACTGACTTACCGAGCCAAAAACTGACACAGCAAAGATTAACTTCAAAAGAGTAGcctaaacaactcacaggaactgtgcactgagcagaaagctcgtTAGTCCCCTTTGAATAGCCAACAAGAGTCGGTAAGGGGAGGAAAAATCGGACAAGATTGCCACCATCTACTGAAAAGAGACAGGCACTTACAAGCAAATATCCCCTGTGGCGTACAGGGGCAGCAGCTGAAAAGGGGTAAGAAACGACAGCAAAGTCCCTAGAGAGTACACAGACAACTTCTTTTAGCCAGGAATAAGCATTTAGACCATTGGAGTTcagaagtttatcaaacacatgcTCTCCCAGAAGAGTTTTCTGAAGCACatcaccctaccattaactctacagacaaGGTTAAAATACAGGATGCACCGACTGGTACCGAAAAAGCCGGTCGAGGAAGAACTGCACGTTCGGTGGAGAGATCCCctgtgcacccagcactgcaataaagaatgctgctttccagtactctgattctgagtcttagagagttcttccTTGACCGGCTTTTTCCATCCGCTTTTGGCGACCCGCAAGGGACTCTGCTTCTGAATCCTGACAGATCCTGGCATCATGGAACCTCAGCTGGCACCAGGGATTCCTCGGAGAGGTGCTGCTCCGCTTGTAGTATAGGGCAGAGGTGATTAAAATTGACACGGGATGAAACAGAGGAAGATTTAAAGATGTTGACTGTGCCAGGATTGTGAATAACAGACAGGAGAGATGAAGGGatgcagaaaaaagatgaaagagacaGTGAAGAAGAGGCAGTAgtgggaggggaggcggggagtTCTACGCCTATTGCAGAAAGGACTCGGAGCAGACAAAAACCGGGTTTGCACGGTCCCGTTTTTGTACAAGTCCCGTCTTCAGTTGCTGACAGACTTTGGGTCAGAAGAAGGAACGGGACAGCTAGCCTCTTTATTTATGGGGCAGGCATCAGACAACATCGGGCAGAAGTTACAGAAACTGCAGGGAGCAGAATCTGGGGATTTAGGAAAAATGCTGAGTGCTGCTTGGATGGTATatggaaacagggaagaggagaaaaagaggacaaCGCTAAATTAGTAGCAGATTTAAAGGGTATTTGCAAAGACAGAGGAAATGTCCAGTTTGGAGGAAATATGAGAGGTGGCATGCGgggtaaaggaaaaagacacagaCTGCCAAAAGGACTGCCAGAAGGAGTGCTTACTGTAAAAAGGATGGTCCTTAGAAGAGAGAGTGTCCAGTTGTAGCAGGAAATAAGGAGGTGGCGCCCATTGTGGCACTAGAGGACTGAAGGGGAGCGGAGCACGCTTCCCCAGCAGAGCCTCTGGTTACAATCAAGCTGGGAAATGAGGGGATGGAGCGCTCGGTGGAGACAGGGGTGACCTTCtctgttttaaatacagagaggCAGAATGAGGATCAAATATGGTAACATTTGTTGGTGCAACAGGGAAGACAGAACAGAGACCATTTTTTACACCACTAagatttaaaagtagaaaacaatGGGTAACTCATGAATTCCTTTACCTACCAGGAGCTCCAAAACCTCTGATAGGTCGAGACCtattagaaaaattagaagtCCAAATTCAATTTGAGGATGGGGATGTAGACGTATTCATACCAGAATCTAAATATATCCAGgcttcaatatttttgttacaggaGGACAAATGGGATCAAGAAGAAATaccaaaagagacagaagaagcagTAATCCCTCTTGTTTGGGCCAGAGAGGAACCAGGGAGACCCCCGAAGGCTGAACCTGTAAAAATAACACCAGATTCGTCACTGGTAAGATTGAAAGAGTATCCCTTGAAAATTGAGGCTAGGTTGGAATTGTTACCTCTCAtgcaaaaattcttaaaatatggtTCATTAAGAGAATGTGAGTCTACATATAATACCCCCCTTCTGCCAGTAAAGAAATCAGATGGAAAGACCTGTAGGATGGTTCAGGACTTAAGAGCCATCAATCAAATAGTACAGGATATTCATCCAGTCATAGCAAATCCCTATACTCTGCTCACCACACTGACAGATAAACAAGGATGGCTTACTGTACTAgatttaaaagatgcctttttctgcattcCTGTGGCGCCAGAAAGCCAAGACTGATTTGCCTTTGAAGGGGAAAACCCCGAAACAGGGAGAAAGACTCAGTATACTTGGACTGTACTTCCACAAGGATTTAAGAACAGCCCGACGATTTTTGGAAACCAGCCGGCtaaagaacttgaaatttggcGACTGGAAAATCAAGAGGGTATTGTTCTTCAGTATGTGGATGATACTCTACCAGCAGGGAacaccaaggaggaatgtttgCAGTTGACAATCAGCCTTTTGAATTTCTTGGGGATGAGAGGTTACCGGGTATTGTAGGCAAAAGCCACAATTGCCCAAGAGAATATAACgtatttgggttttgaaatttttcagagaCACCAACAGCTGTCAGCCAGGAGGAAAGAAGCCATCTGTCAGCTACCGGCACCCAAAGCCCTTGGGGAACTGCAAACTTTTcttggaatgactggttggtgccgTTTATGGATCGATCATTATGGACTGATGGTAAAACCACGGTATGAAATATTGGCAGCTTCTGCTGACTCTTGTTTCACATGGCCTGAGGACGGGAGGAAGTCCTTCAAGGAGTTAAAACAGTCACTGTTAAAGGCACCAGCACTGGCATTGCCAAatcttgaaaagccttttgaactGTTTGTCCGTGAGAAGAAAGGAATaaccctgggggtgctggcacaATTTCTCGGGTCCTTATGCCGGGCTGGGCAGTTGCATCTTCTCTAAACAATTGGACACTGCAAGTCAAGGGTGGCCAGGATGCCTgagggcagtggcagcagcagtgatgttAATCCAAAAGGCCTGGAAGTTCACCCTAGGGCAGCAAATGACAGTCTATGTACCTCACATGGTAATCACAGTTTTGGAACAAAAGGGAGatcattggctgtctctgagccaAATGCTCAAATATCAGGCCGTCTTATTAGATCAGGATGACACTAAATTAAAGACAACGGCCATACCGAATCCTGCAACTTTCTTGTCTGATGAGCAAAATGAGAGGGAGGCCTTAGAGCACGACTGTCTACGAACAATTGAGGAAGTGTGTGCCAGCAGGACAGATTTAAAGGTACACCTTTCCTAAACCCTGATTCGGAACTATATAACAGATGGAAGCAGTTTTGTTATGAATGGACAACGTGCGTCTGGATACGTGGTGACTTCTGTGACTGATGATGTGGAAGCCAAATCATCGTCACCGAATGCATCCGCTCAAAAGGCTAAATTAATTGCCTTGGCTAATTGAGCGTTAGAattcagcagagagaaggtggtgaACATTTGTCCTGTCTCATAATACGTGTTTGGAGTAGTTCATGCCCATGGGGCTATCTGGAAAGAGTGAGGACTTTTAACCTCACCGGGAGCTACAATCAAACACAAGGAAGAAGCCTTAGAGGTTCTTGAAAGCGTGCTCTTGCCTACTGAAGTTGCTGAGATGTATTGTAAGGCCCACCAAGCAGGAGACGGTGAACAACAGCGGAGGAAGAGATTGGCTGATGAGGCTGCTAAACGGGCTGCACAAAAAGGCGTCCTAACAGAGGTTCAGGCGTTAGTTCCAGAACGTCAGTTAAATTTACCTGAAGAGCCGAACTATGACAAAGAAGATGTAAAATTAATTGTCTATAAATGTCTGTCCACAGAAGCCAGGATGCCAGCAGGAAAGTCCCACAGCTTCCATGAGCTCTGAGGCTGCCACTCTTCCAGCCACGGCCTCCAGGgacccagccctgctgagcaaaCGCAACGCACGGAGCTGACCCCTGCTTtcctcccgtgactgccctgcgCTCCAGCATGTGAGCACGGCTCCACcgtacagctgcagaaggcagactGACGAGCTGTGGCCAGTACAGGATGTGCCAAAGCCATGGACAATGGCACGTGGggctgagagcaggagcagcctcctctGTCGAGGGCTTGCAGCTGCATGCCCTTGGCCACacgtaccaggtgccacaactGCCCTTGCCTGGCCCAGAACAGCAAGAGAACTCAGAGACAGCAAGGACAGGAAGCCTGACAGAGGGTGTCGCTGGGGCTGACATGGCCCCTGTGGACAGTGCTGCACCTGTGCTGCACGGCGCTTTGTGCGGGAGGGCTGACACTACTTGGGGCTGCTCGGTTTAttgggctggcacagccctgctcgcctgccgcggctgtaaccagatcGGCTCTGCGACACCCAAACGCACATACTGCCTGTAGTAGTTACGTTCTCTGCCGTACGTTTGTGGGGAAGGACCCGGTGGCgaagggctgcggagagcagggtgGCAGTGAACTTCCcgaagaggctgtggtgccacacggggtttttttcctgctagcCATTAGCAGGCTGTGCTCAGAGCCGGGCACTGCTGCTTCCACGGGGCCTGCACACCCTCATCCCACAAGCAGAGCATTCAGCGGGGGTCTGTCGGGGGCGCCCGATCCCagcttctgcttcccctcctgcttggaaaccccCATGTTGTGTCCCCCCACCAAGAGGCACCTGGAACCAGGGACTCTGTGACATCAGCCGCGTTgtcaagggcaccgtgggcaacgtgagccctgcgggcactctgtcagctgctgcactggtggcagGGAGCCCTCggctctggcagctggcacatgcggCTGGCAACCATGCGTTTGCTCCcactcctcatcctgctggccctgtgccggcctgcgCACGGCGCCTGGGACACCTGTGGGTAAGTGACTCTGGGAGGGAGCTCGGGCAACCTGATGGGTTCCCTGGATGGTGCCCACTTGTCCCCCGTGGCCACACCACGacttccccagccccacgtgggagcctcggttccttgcagcacccgggctgccgGCACAAGTCGTctgcagggctaaagcagaaacgGGGGCGGATGCCTGCCcaccccacggggctccctggcctcgctgtccgtgcagagcctggtggggagggcagagggctgaccttcagccgggacaGCAGCGACCCATCGAGCAGGACGCTAACGAGTTTCTGGTtacagagggacctgcgggctccggcccatggcttcCGGCTACGGCACCTCGCGCGTGGTGGGTGGCACAGACGCCcagccaggggcctggccctggatcgtcagcatccaggttccctgggcagcaggcacGGGGCATATATgcggagggtccctcatcagtccacagtgggtcctcacagcagcccactgcttcaccaaggccaggtaaggagggccaggaacggggatatcccctgGCACTCGcaggtgccccgtccgcagcaccacgcgCTACTGCCGTCCCCTTTCCGTGTGGTacacccagtgcctgggcactgcagagcccggctgagaggcagctcaggagagggctgggctgctgccacGGCTTCCTAGTAGCCACCATCTCGACGTGCCTTCAGCCCAAGGCATGCTAGGGCACTTgcagcctccgtagcgctgctttcctctctcccgtgtgaagcagagggcagggaactgctgggctgctgcagcgtGTGGCTGGagtccctctgagccctctccccatctgccttccaggcacatcaccatgtggcgcgtagtgatcggggccacccagctgactcagctgggcccggaggcccaagtgcgcaatattaagcggctgctggttcacgaACACTACAGCAGCGTCTCGGAGAgcaacgacattgcgctgctggaatTGGACCGGCCTGTCCAGTGCAGCGACTCTGTACAGCTTGCCTgtgtgcccgacgcctcgctgcgagTGTCACAGCTGACAACCTGCTACGTCAGCGGTTGGGGGTCCACGACCGCAAGATGTGAGTTCCCAAAGGCTGCTTGTGTTCTGAGTGCAAGCTGGGCACTCTGGGGAGATGGgttgggcttcctgacagcagaggcgagagccagagtctggctgcggggacgtgtgcccatAGAGAggggcctggcccggggcccaAGGCGAGACAGAAGGGAAACGCCCCTACAGTGTCTCTCACAAGGCAAAGCCAAGCCCCGGGGAAGGGATTCACTCAGACAGGGCAGGAGACCTGGCAATGAGCTGCTGGGcgttaattcctttctgtgctcacagctggaggatCAActgatgtcctgcaggaggccaaggtccgcCTCATCAATGTCaagctctgcaacagcagccgctGGTACGgaggagccgtccacccccacaacctgtgcgccgGCTatccgcagggcggcatcgacacctgccaggtaggagcctgcgacaaggcggcgcccggcggcgcaggcagccccggcacagccgcccaaaCACACCCCGGCGCAGGCTTGGCCTGGCAAGCCACCCTCCCACCGCTGAGTCCCCACCGCTGGCgcggctcacctccccttccccagctgcaggtccttgccccgGGCCCCACTTGTCCcggaggcccgggactctgcccagaaagcccatcGCGCGCTCCTGGCAGCCCGCAGGTCCCGATCCCAATCCCGAAACATCCCTCTTGCACACATCCAGCATCACtgtgcagagaggagagagagccCTACCCCACAGGCGTACTACCCTCTCCCTGACAAggggccccagcacctgagcagagcctctctgtgcAGCGGatacagccctggcaggtgccgtgagAGAGA
Protein-coding regions in this window:
- the LOC141973704 gene encoding acrosin-like, whose translation is MRLLPLLILLALCRPAHGAWDTCGGTCGLRPMASGYGTSRVVGGTDAQPGAWPWIVSIQVPWAAGTGHICGGSLISPQWVLTAAHCFTKARHITMWRVVIGATQLTQLGPEAQVRNIKRLLVHEHYSSVSESNDIALLELDRPVQCSDSVQLACVPDASLRVSQLTTCYVSGWGSTTARSGGSTDVLQEAKVRLINVKLCNSSRWYGGAVHPHNLCAGYPQGGIDTCQGDSGGPLVCKDNNADYFWLVGVTSWGRGCARAKQPGVYTSTQHFYDWILVQMGLRPAATAAPTPRPVVTSTPFQRPRPKPTQAGSFTPCPFARQKLLEFFNLLQELLQVLRGQKAPAAA